In Flavobacterium sp. WV_118_3, one DNA window encodes the following:
- a CDS encoding aminotransferase class I/II-fold pyridoxal phosphate-dependent enzyme: protein MSSAKIWLSSPHMGGTEQKYINEAFESNWIAPLGPNVTGFENALQSYLGGAVEVAALSSGTAALHLSLIMLGVQAGDEVICQSMTFSASANPIAYQGATPVFIDSESDTWNMCPVALENAIKDRIALGKKPKAIIAVHLYGMPYKVDEINRIAAAYAIPVIEDSAEALGSTYKGQSCGTFGQFGILSFNGNKIITTSGGGALVVKDSELKKKIIFLSTQARDEAPHYQHSVIGYNYRMSNICAGIGRGQMEVLDDHVALRRKVNQYYNNYFKNIEGITVLQEPTTDYFSNHWLTAIYIDPVVYGVTAAEELRLMLDANNIESRPLWKPMHLQPVFEKAPYYGGTTAEKLFKNGLCLPSGSNMTDAEMERIGIVLDMFFKLKLSETF from the coding sequence ATGAGTTCTGCTAAGATTTGGCTTTCTTCACCCCATATGGGAGGAACCGAGCAAAAATATATTAACGAAGCTTTCGAAAGTAATTGGATCGCTCCATTAGGACCGAATGTTACCGGTTTTGAAAATGCATTGCAATCCTACCTGGGAGGTGCAGTCGAAGTAGCGGCTTTAAGCTCGGGTACAGCAGCACTGCATTTATCCTTAATTATGTTGGGTGTACAAGCGGGCGATGAGGTGATCTGTCAATCCATGACATTCTCGGCGTCTGCCAATCCAATTGCCTATCAAGGGGCAACCCCTGTTTTTATCGACAGTGAATCCGATACCTGGAATATGTGTCCTGTAGCGCTGGAAAATGCCATCAAAGATCGTATCGCCTTAGGAAAAAAACCAAAAGCGATTATCGCGGTACACTTGTACGGGATGCCTTATAAAGTAGACGAAATTAACCGAATTGCAGCAGCCTATGCTATTCCGGTAATCGAAGACAGTGCCGAAGCATTGGGAAGTACCTATAAAGGGCAATCCTGCGGTACTTTTGGCCAATTCGGAATTTTGTCATTTAACGGAAATAAAATCATCACAACATCGGGTGGTGGTGCTTTGGTTGTTAAAGATTCGGAACTGAAAAAGAAAATAATATTTTTATCGACTCAGGCAAGAGACGAAGCACCCCATTACCAGCATAGTGTTATCGGTTATAATTACCGGATGAGTAACATCTGTGCCGGAATCGGAAGAGGTCAAATGGAAGTGTTGGACGATCATGTGGCCTTGCGTCGAAAAGTAAACCAATATTATAATAACTATTTTAAAAATATAGAAGGAATAACCGTATTACAAGAGCCAACAACCGATTATTTTTCGAATCACTGGTTAACAGCGATTTATATCGATCCGGTTGTGTATGGTGTAACGGCGGCCGAGGAATTGCGACTAATGCTGGATGCCAATAATATTGAAAGCAGACCACTTTGGAAACCAATGCACTTGCAACCGGTATTCGAAAAGGCACCTTATTACGGGGGAACTACCGCAGAAAAACTGTTTAAAAACGGATTATGCCTGCCTTCCGGTTCGAACATGACCGATGCTGAAATGGAACGAATTGGAATAGTTCTTGATATGTTTTTTAAATTAAAACTTTCGGAAACGTTTTAA